One window from the genome of Bacteroidota bacterium encodes:
- a CDS encoding molecular chaperone TorD family protein, whose translation MYTTETDIKLVKADLFRVISKGFSYPEENNIAEIREIVFELSKRTELNIEYKKLLLEILKNANYKTLLSEYSRLFLKGTVPVSESTCLSKLNSVTDVAAFYKAFGMTAKSGESPDAITYQLEFLSLLLVKMSIAKNKEQLEITKDAYVKFINDHLLEFSGKFSENLSQTNPNDFYSELSSLLVKLIHEESEFYAVKN comes from the coding sequence ATGTACACAACCGAAACCGATATAAAACTTGTGAAAGCGGATTTATTCAGAGTAATAAGCAAAGGTTTTTCTTATCCTGAGGAAAATAATATTGCAGAAATCAGAGAAATAGTTTTCGAATTATCAAAACGAACGGAATTAAATATAGAATACAAAAAATTATTACTGGAAATTCTTAAAAACGCAAATTACAAAACACTTTTGTCAGAATATTCGCGTTTATTCCTGAAAGGCACTGTTCCCGTCTCAGAAAGCACCTGCCTTTCAAAATTGAATTCGGTAACCGATGTAGCTGCATTCTATAAAGCGTTTGGTATGACAGCGAAAAGCGGAGAAAGTCCGGATGCCATTACCTACCAGCTTGAATTTTTGTCATTGCTGTTAGTAAAAATGTCAATCGCAAAAAACAAAGAACAGCTCGAAATCACCAAAGATGCCTACGTAAAATTCATCAACGATCATTTGCTTGAATTCTCCGGTAAATTCTCAGAAAATCTCAGCCAAACTAATCCGAATGACTTCTATTCGGAATTATCTTCTCTTTTAGTAAAACTTATTCATGAGGAGTCGGAGTTTTACGCTGTTAAAAATTAA
- a CDS encoding twin-arginine translocase TatA/TatE family subunit — MITTILLGMLGTTEIILIAAVVLLLFGGKKIPELMKGLGRGISEFKKAKDEIGKETNEISKMN, encoded by the coding sequence ATGATTACCACCATTTTACTTGGCATGCTCGGCACAACCGAAATCATCCTGATTGCTGCCGTTGTTCTTCTTCTCTTCGGAGGTAAAAAAATTCCGGAGCTCATGAAAGGATTGGGCAGAGGAATCAGTGAATTTAAAAAGGCGAAAGACGAAATCGGAAAAGAGACAAATGAAATTTCCAAGATGAATTAA